One Vicia villosa cultivar HV-30 ecotype Madison, WI linkage group LG5, Vvil1.0, whole genome shotgun sequence genomic window, aacaaacgataagcaagaagaaagggctagtaacctgagttggacttgatgtgggagacgggtaggtttgaatcggtgttgtacaagtagaaaccagaggcttcaaagtaactgtaaaattaaacacacacgatgcagttaaatacaccactactaacacaatatcaaaaaaaacccaatctaaaactcaattatttaaaatgatatgaaatcaattatcaataAGCTAGAAACTACAAACACCCGAATTTACAAAACCGAAATGCTCAAATATGTTCTAGACTCAATTAGCTAGAACTCGATTTTTGAAAAATGCATTAAGTAGTTCATATGTTCTACACTTTTCAAATTTACAAAACCGAAATGCTCAAATATTTGGTTCTAGAAAAGTATGCTTAAAATGATTTTATTACGTGTTAGATTGAACATATTAAAGTTAGTTTCTATACTGCAAAATATCTAGATGCTTTGGCTAGAGTTTtcctttcaaaatattataacctCCTCCTTAGACTTGAGACCGGTACACAATTGGAACTTAGCAACTTCAAAAAATTTACACTGTTTCATAAACCAATTTCAACTATTTCAACTATTTCAATATTTCAATATTAGAAACTTGTAATACATTTAGTTTTTATATTCTAATTTTATACGTTGTTTTTTTATTTCAGGTGATTCCGACATCATTAAGTCAATTCCTGAGCATTGAGAAATTTTGTCTATGCAATTTTTGTTTCATTGTGTTGAACAGAGCAAACAAAGCAAAACTCAGCAAAACAATCACTACAAAAAATCACGTCTGTAGCGACGTGGAATCCATGACACAACATGGAAATTAACGTCAGAACCTAAAATTAGCGACATGATCACCCACGTCGCATGGGAGTGCGTGTGAACTTTATTGTGTTGTGTTAATCACGTCACAACTTTGTGACATGGTAGGCACATCGCTAATTCTGCACAATTACCAACCCTTTATCTGCAGCTGGGACAGACCAAGTCTGCAAAAAGCAGGATGGCACAATATACGAAGAAAAGTTGTGGCGTGTTTTCCATGTCACTGACTTGTGACATGTAAAACACGTCgctaattttgaaattaattttgaaagttgcgacgtgttttacatgtcacaagtcagtgacatggaaaacacgccacaaatattaaaatctttttaaaaaaaatatgatttttattattaatattatttgttggaaattaataaatattaataaaaatatttatttagttaaattaataataataataattgactaaatacaaaaacatattaaattactaaaataaattatattaataatataatatccaaaatactaccatataataaataaaattttgttatctcacacaattttaatttaaaataaaaataaaattcatcctaaAAAATCATCACCGGGATCGGGATAATTATCAAGGTtgaaatcatcatcattctcttGCTCAGTGTCAGCTGCTCCCACGTTTCCTCTAGACGGTTGACCACCACTTTGTTGAGACTGCATAAATAACCGCATTTGTTGTTGCATCTCTGCTTGCATCTTCGCCATTGcctctatttgttgttgttgcatctCTGCTTGCATCTTAGCCATTGCCTCTAATTGCTGTTGTTGCCCCTCCACTTGTGCTTTTAGCGCCGCCTCACGTTCATCCATTTGGGCCTTTAGCTCCGCCTCACGTTGCGCTAACTCGCGTCTCGCCTCAGTTAGAGCCAACTGTCTTATTGTTTCCATTACTTGCGGTGCCAATTGTGTTGGACGTGATGATCCTTCCCCATCTCtaactctttgaaataaatttcgatCTCCACTTCTCAAGCTTCCCGCCAAATTCCCCGCACCAAAAAAACATCCATTAGGCCCTTTTCCGTCAATGACTTCActccaaatataaaaatcaacatctggatgaagcggctctcctTCTCTAGGAGTATATTTGGGATTAGCGACCAAAAAATCCACAAGCTTTGCttgataatcctcctacacataaaatagaataaaaattatgtatatataacttcaattaaattatattaaataataaattgaaaattagttgccacgtgatttaCATGCCACAACATCATAgttgccacatgaaaatcacgCCGGAACTTTttagttgccacgtgaaaataacatcacaaaattgccattaaataaaaaaaaataataaaaattgaataatttaCCAAAGCTTTTCGAGTACGCTCGTCAACTAAATCACCCGATTTTTTGGTCCTAGTTTCTTTAACCAACTCGATCATGAGTGGTTGTCTCCCCAACCTTTTagcctaaaaaataaaattaactttaattaaaaaacaaataattaatcaaaacataactttaaaaagtgacaataattaccatgcgtcgagaatgttcgtaagtgcttatacttccaactgcattaaggtgacctcctttttcagatgccctcatttttTTAGCATTTTCAGACTTGGCTTTAAATTCCTTTGAATTCCAATATGCAATAAGTTTTTCAAGAACTTCTTGCCCCAACCACGCAGGACGACTACCATCacgttcccaacgctttctaacatTTCGC contains:
- the LOC131604186 gene encoding uncharacterized protein LOC131604186 gives rise to the protein MRASEKGGHLNAVGSISTYEHSRRMAKRLGRQPLMIELVKETRTKKSGDLVDERTRKALEDYQAKLVDFLVANPKYTPREGEPLHPDVDFYIWSEVIDGKGPNGCFFGAGNLAGSLRSGDRNLFQRVRDGEGSSRPTQLAPQVMETIRQLALTEARRELAQREAELKAQMDEREAALKAQVEGQQQQLEAMAKMQAEMQQQQIEAMAKMQAEMQQQMRLFMQSQQSGGQPSRGNVGAADTEQENDDDFNLDNYPDPGDDFLG